From the Marivivens sp. LCG002 genome, the window CGTTTCGGCAATCAGGGGGGAAAGACGCTTGAGAATCGCCTGCGCTTCGCTGGCCCCGAGCGGGATCGCGCGGCAGGCAATGGTGACAAGGTTTGCAGCAAAGCTCTGGACGTAAAACAGAGCCGTTTCGGCCAAGGGGAGCGCCTCGGCCCGCGCGGCCGCCCCGATGGCAACGGGATAAGGCGCAGCGACGGCTCCGGTGACTTGCGCAAAGGCCGCGCCTTGGAGCTTGCTTTCTTGCGCGCGCTCGGCCCCTGCCCCAAGCGCCATGGCAAGATCGGACAGCTCGGCACAATCGCCGCCCCGATGGGCCGCGGCCAAGAGGATTA encodes:
- a CDS encoding urease accessory UreF family protein, coding for MATRIDPSALLRLSQWFSANYPVGGYAYSHGLEWFITEGKVHNGPSFEAWLVDILRYGAPRNDIILLAAAHRGGDCAELSDLAMALGAGAERAQESKLQGAAFAQVTGAVAAPYPVAIGAAARAEALPLAETALFYVQSFAANLVTIACRAIPLGASEAQAILKRLSPLIAETAQEGVEATLDDLGGFAPLGDIGSIHHETQDIRIYRT